Proteins co-encoded in one Solea senegalensis isolate Sse05_10M linkage group LG8, IFAPA_SoseM_1, whole genome shotgun sequence genomic window:
- the LOC122773161 gene encoding clathrin heavy chain 1-like isoform X5, producing the protein MAQILPIRFQEHLQLQNLGINPANIGFSTLTMESDKFICVREKVGEQAQVVIIDLADPNNPIRRPISADSAIMNPASKVIALKDAAKTLQIFNIEMKSKMKAHTMTDDVTFWKWISLNTVALVTDNAVYHWSMEGDSQPIKVFDRHSSLAGCQIINYRTDAKQKWLLLIGISAQQNRVVGAMQLYSVDRKVSQPIEGHAAGFAQFKMEGNTEESTLFCFAVRGQAGGKLHIIEVGTPPTGNQPFPKKAVDVFFPPEAQNDFPVAMQISSKQDVVFLITKYGYIHLYDLETGTCIYMNRISGETIFVTAPHEPTAGIIGVNRKGQVLSVCVEEENIIPYITNVLQNPDLALRMAVRNNLAGAEELFARKFNTLFAAGNYSEAAKVAANAPKGILRTPDTIRRFQSVPAQPGQTSPLLQYFGILLDQGQLNKFESLELCRPVLQQGRKQLLEKWLKEDKLECSEELGDLVKSVDPTLALSVYLRANVPNKVIQCFAETGQFQKIVLYAKKVGYTPDWIFLLRNVMRISPEQGLQFSQMLVQDEEPLADITQIVDVFMEYNLIQQCTSFLLDALKNNRPMEGPLQTRLLEMNLVHAPQVADAILGNQMFTHYDRAHVAQLCEKAGLLQRALEHYTDLYDIKRAVVHTHLLNPEWLVNFFGSLSVEDSLECLRAMLSANIRQNLQICVQVASKYHEQLTTQSLTELFESFKSFEGLFYFLGSIVNFSQDPEVHFKYIQAACKTGQIKEVERICRESNCYDPERVKNFLKEAKLTDQLPLIIVCDRFDFVHDLVLYLYRNSLQKYIEIYVQKVNPSRLPVVIGGLLDVDCAEDVIKNLIMVVRGQFSTDELVAEVEKRNRLKLLLPWLEARIHEGCEEPATHNALAKIYIDSNNNPERFLRENPYYDSRVVGKYCEKRDPHLACVAYERGQCDQELIHVCNENSLFKSLSRYLVRRKNPELWASVLLETNNYRRPLIDQVVQTALSETQDPEEVSVTVKAFMTADLPNELIELLEKIVLDNSVFSEHRNLQNLLILTAIKADRTRVMEYINRLDNYDAPDIANIAISNELFEEAFAIFRKFDVNTSAVQVLIEHIGNLDRAYEFAERCNEPPVWSQLAKAQLQKGLVKEAIDSYIKADDPSAYMEVGQAAAQSGNWEDLVKFLQMARKKARESYVETELIFALAKTNRLAELEEFINGPNNAHIQQVGDRCYDEKMYEAAKLLYNNVSNFGRLASTLVHLGEYQAAVDGARKANSTRIWKEVCFACVDGKEFRLAQMCGLHIVVHADELEELINYYQDRGYFEELITMLEAALGLERAHMGMFTELAILYSKFKPQKMREHLELFWSRVNIPKVLRAAEQAHLWAELVFLYDKYEEYDNAIITMMNHASDAWKEGQFKDIVTKVANVELYYKAIHFYLEIKPLLLNDLLIVLSPRLDHTRAVNFFSKVKQLPLVKPYLRSVQNHNNKSVNEALNNLFIIEEDYAALRTSIDAYDNFDNISLAQGLEKHELIEFRRIAAYLFKGNNRWKQSVELCKKDKLYKDAMQYASESKDTELAEELLAWFLNEDKKECFAACLFTCYDLLRPDVVLETAWRHNIMDFSMPYFIQVMREYLSKVDAIKEKEWSHLSASEITQRWTNLKPPSP; encoded by the exons ATGGCGCAAATCCTGCCAATCCGCTTCCAGGAGCACCTGCAG CTCCAGAACCTGGGAATCAACCCAGCCAACATTGGATTCAGTACTCTGACCATGGAGTCCGACAAGTTCATCTGTGTACGAGAGAAAGTGGGCGAGCAGGCCCAGGTTGTCATCATAGATTTGGCCGATCCCAACAATCCCATCCGCAGGCCCATCTCAGCAGACAGCGCCATCATGAACCCTGCCAGCAAAGTTATTGCCCTTAAAG ACG CCGCAAAGACCCTGCAGATCTTCAACATTGAGATGAAGAGCAAGATGAAGGCTCACACAATGACTGATGACGTGACCTTTTGGAAATGGATCTCCCTGAACACTGTTGCCCTGGTCACAGACAACGCAGTCTACCACTGGAGTATGGAGGGTGACTCTCAGCCAATCAAAGTCTTTGACCGTCACTCTAGCCTGGCAGGCTGCCAGATTATTAACTATCGCACTGACGCCAAACAGAAGTGGCTGCTGCTCATTGGCATTTCAGCACAG CAAAATCGTGTTGTCGGAGCCATGCAACTGTACTCGGTGGACAGGAAGGTGTCTCAACCGATCGAGGGGCATGCTGCTGGGTTTGCACAGTTTAAGATGGAGGGCAACACTGAAGAGTCCACTCTGTTCTGCTTTGCTGTGCGAGgacaggcaggaggaaaa ctgcacATCATTGAAGTGGGGACCCCACCAACTGGGAACCAGCCATTTCCAAAGAAAGCTGTTGATGTATTCTTTCCTCCAGAAGCCCAGAATGACTTCCCTGTGGCCATGCAG ATCAGCTCAAAGCAAGATGTAGTATTCCTCATCACCAAATATGGCTACATCCACCTCTATGACCTGGAGACTGGAACTTGTATCTACATGAACAGGATCAGTGGGGAGACCATTTTTGTCACAGCCCCCCATGAGCCGACTGCTGGTATCATTGGAGTCAACAGGAAAGGACAG GTGTTGTCAGTGTGCGTGGAGGAGGAAAACATCATTCCCTACATTACTAACGTGCTCCAGAACCCAGACCTGGCTCTTCGCATGGCCGTTCGCAACAACCTCGCTGGTGCTGAGGAGCTGTTCGCCCGCAAGTTCAACACCCTCTTTGCAGCAGGAAATTACTCGGAGGCTGCCAAGGTGGCAGCTAATGCGCCCAAG GGTATCCTGCGGACTCCAGACACCATACGTCGTTTCCAGAGTGTTCCAGCTCAACCAGGCCAGACATCTCCTCTGCTCCAGTACTTTGGCATCTTGCTGGACCAAGGCCAGCTTAATAAGTTTGAGTCTTTGGAGCTGTGCAGGCCAGTCCTCCAGCAGGGCCGGAAGCAGCTACTAGAGAAGTGGCTGAAAGAGGACAAG CTTGAGTGCTCTGAGGAGCTTGGAGACTTGGTGAAGTCTGTTGATCCTACACTCGCTCTCAGTGTCTACCTCAGAGCCAACGTTCCCAATAAGGTTATTCAGTGCTTTGCAGAGACCGGTCAGTTCCAGAAGATTGTACTCTATGCCAAGAAG gtggGCTACACACCAGACTGGATCTTTCTGCTGAGGAATGTAATGCGGATCAGTCCAGAGCAGGGACTTCAATTCTCACAGATGTTGGTTCAGGATGAAGAGCCACTTGCTGACATTACACag ATAGTCGATGTGTTCATGGAGTACAACCTGATCCAGCAGTGCACATCCTTCCTACTAGATGCCCTGAAAAACAATAGACCCATGGAAGGACCACTGCAGACACGCCTGCTGGAAATGAATCTGGTCCATGCACCACAG GTTGCAGATGCCATCCTGGGCAATCAGATGTTCACCCACTATGATCGGGCACATGTGGCACAGCTGTGTGAGAAAGCTGGTCTCCTGCAGAGGGCGCTGGAGCACTACACTGACCTGTATGACATAAAGCGTGCAGTGGTGCATACACACCTGCTGAACCCAGAG TGGCTGGTGAATTTCTTTGGCTCCTTGTCAGTGGAGGATTCTCTGGAATGTCTGAGGGCTATGCTGTCTGCAAACATCCGCCAGAACCTTCAGATCTGTGTGCAAGTGGCGTCCAAGTACCATGAGCAGCTCACTACTCAGTCCCTCACTGAACTTTTTGAGTCTTTCAAGAGCTTTGAGG GTTTGTTCTACTTCTTGGGTTCCATCGTGAACTTCAGCCAGGATCCAGAGGTCCACTTTAAATACATCCAGGCCGCCTGCAAGACGGGCCAGATCAAAGAGGTGGAGAGAATCTGCAGAGAGAGTAACTGCTATGACCCTGAGCGCGTGAAGAACTTCCTCAAG gAAGCCAAGCTGACCGACCAACTACCTTTGATCATCGTGTGTGACCGCTTTGATTTTGTCCATGACCTGGTCCTTTACCTGTACCGCAACAGCCTGCAGAAATACATTGAGATCTACGTGCAGAAG GTGAACCCAAGCCGTCTGCCCGTCGTCATTGGTGGGCTCCTGGATGTAGACTGCGCTGAGGATGTGATTAAGAACCTGATCATGGTGGTGAGAGGACAGTTCTCCACTGATGAACTGGTTGCTGAGGTTGAGAAAAGGAACCG actgaagctgctgctgccttggtTGGAGGCTCGTATTCATGAAGGCTGTGAGGAGCCTGCTACCCACAATGCTCTGGCGAAGATCTATATcgacagcaacaacaacccCGAGCGCTTCCTGAGGGAAAACCCCTACTATGACAGCCGTGTGGTGGGGAAGTACTGTGAGAAGAGAGACCCCCACTTGGCCTGCGTGGCCTATGAAAGAGGACAGTGTGACCAGGAACTGATTCAT GTGTGCAATGAGAACTCACTTTTTAAGAGTCTATCCCGCTACCTTGTACGTCGTAAGAACCCTGAGTTGTGGGCGAGTGTGCTGCTGGAGACCAATAACTACAGAAGACCACTCATTGATCAG GTTGTTCAGACAGCTCTGTCAGAGACCCAGGATCCAGAGGAGGTGTCTGTCACAGTCAAGGCCTTCATGACCGCTGACCTTCCCAATGAGCTCATCGAGCTTCTAGAGAAGATTGTCCTGGATAACTCCGTCTTCAGTGAGCACAG aaaCCTGCAGAATTTGCTCATCCTGACAGCCATTAAAGCTGATCGGACACGTGTCATGGAGTACATCAACCGTCTGGACAACTATGATGCCCCAGACATTGCAAACATTGCCATTAGCAATGAGCTTTTTGAGGAGGCCTTTGCTATTTTTAGAAAATTTGATGTCAACACCTCTGCTGTTCAG gTTCTGATTGAGCACATTGGTAACTTGGACCGAGCTTATGAATTTGCTGAGCGCTGCAATGAGCCACCAGTGTGGAGTCAGCTGGCAAAGGCACAGCTTCAGAAGGGTCTTGTCAAAGAAGCCATTGACTCTTACATCAAGGCTGACGACCCCTCTGCTTATATGGAAGTGGGACAAGCTGCAGCCCAAAGTG GAAACTGGGAGGACCTGGTGAAGTTTCTGCAGATGGCCCGTAAGAAGGCTCGGGAGTCATATGTTGAAACAGAGCTGATCTTTGCCCTGGCTAAGACCAACCGCCTGGCTGAGCTCGAGGAGTTCATCAACGGACCCAATAATGCTCACATTCAGCAA GTGGGTGACCGGTGCTATGACGAGAAGATGTACGAGGCAGCCAAACTGCTTTACAACAATGTGTCCAACTTTGGCCGTCTGGCCTCTACTCTGGTCCACCTGGGAGAATATCAGGCAGCTGTTGATGGAGCCCGCAAGGCCAACAGCACCCGCATCTGgaaggag GTGTGTTTTGCGTGTGTAGATGGGAAGGAGTTCCGTCTTGCCCAAATGTGTGGCCTACATATTGTCGTCCATGCTGATGAACTGGAAGAACTCATCAACTACTACCAG GACCGTGGTTACTTTGAAGAGCTGATCACCATGCTGGAGGCTGCTCTCGGGCTGGAGCGTGCGCACATGGGTATGTTCACCGAACTGGCCATTCTCTACTCTAAGTTTAAGCCCCAGAAGATGAGGGAGCATCTGGAGCTTTTCTGGTCCCGTGTCAACATTCCAAAG gttctCAGGGCAGCAGAGCAGGCCCACCTGTGGGCAGAGCTGGTGTTCCTCTACGACAAGTACGAGGAGTATGACAATGCCATCATCACGATGATGAATCACGCATCTGATGCCTGGAAGGAGGGCCAGTTCAAAGACATTGTCACCAAG GTGGCCAACGTGGAGCTGTACTACAAAGCCATCCACTTTTATCTGGAAATTAAACCACTATTACTGAATGACCTGCTCATTGTCCTCTCTCCGAGACTGGACCACACGCGCGCTGTCAACTTCTTCAGCAAG GTGAAACAACTGCCTCTGGTGAAACCTTATCTCAGGTCTGTCCAGAATCACAACAACAAGTCGGTGAATGAGGCACTGAACAACCTCTTCATTATTGAGGAAGACTATGCG GCGCTGCGCACATCCATCGATGCGTATGACAACTTCGACAACATCTCTCTGGCTCAGGGCCTGGAGAAGCACGAGCTTATCGAGTTTAGGAGGATTGCGGCCTACCTGTTCAAGGGCAACAACCGCTGGAAACAGAGTGTTGAACTCTGCAAGAAGGACAAGCTCTATAAG GATGCTATGCAGTATGCATCAGAGTCCAAAGACACAGAGCTTGCAGAAGAGCTCCTGGCTTGGTTCCTGAACGAAGACAAGAAAGAGTGTTTCGCCGCCTGTTTATTCACCTGCTACGACCTGCTGCGGCCCGATGTGGTGCTGGAGACGGCCTGGCGACACAACATCATGGACTTCTCCATGCCATACTTCATCCAGGTCATGAGAGAATATCTGAGTAAG GTTGATGCGATAAAGGAAAAG GAATGGTCCCATCTGTCAGCCAGTGAAATAACCCAGAG gTGGACAAACTTGAAGCCTCCGAGTCCCTGA